From a single Sander vitreus isolate 19-12246 chromosome 2, sanVit1, whole genome shotgun sequence genomic region:
- the LOC144533044 gene encoding B-cell receptor CD22-like isoform X5, translated as MTEAETRGAAMSLTAAASGFVVFLLSVQVIQGQYGWGVTYTSTQICAVKGSTVNIRCSYRYSYRWKNRATRVKRTLWFIKMNNGEPVDLITDSEYSGRVQHSYNNKDCSLIISDLRERDSAEYKFMFTTNQEGGRYTGSPGVTLSVTADPGLQVKTWYSNRLECQTSCRLPNNLSYVWYKNGQEIQAQTSYYLNPLYHSDSYSCALQGYKDFPSPSVCVRGESCNRVTYTERSICASEGSSVDISCLYNSYNYHEKSTFWFRRERNHRGQNPSQPEDLSTDPQYAGRVHVETERGRSTLRISDLRERDSAEYHFKFITPNFEWSSLPGTTLTVTALQVEVIRVYQSQTYAELKCHSSCSPAGGLSYVWFKNREHITWVETSTYRTWFNPTDVFSCALKRHEKFPSPSVYGPKLPSVSVSPSAEIVEGSSVTLTCSSDANPAARYTWYKTNINLNLQRLSEEPHLVFSSIRSSDSGQYYCTAENELGRRISNDFSANVKYGPKLPSVSVSPFAEIVEGSSVTLTCSSDANPAANYTWYKENQTLPHGQHGIYHFTSISSEDSGNYYCKSENQHGHINSTSQFIDVQYGPKRSSVSVSPSAEIVEGSSVNLTCSSDANPAANYTWYKENEDSPKASGQIFTITDIRAEHSGNYYCEAQNRRGRQNSTLHLIVVAGSMKSVAAGSITAIFLAIIFLCAFLFIRRKRSSKRTTEPGERPDNQAQENMGSVYDSPSAPVQRTPAEQQDDLYYASVSFSKNQEDALYSNIRLAQPHRHKEEEEDEDVEYTTVNFKSASATTESGNQEAEDLYELYSTVSKHPRV; from the exons ATGACGGAAGCAg AGACGAGAGGAGCAGCTATGAGTTTAACAGCAGCAGCGAGTGGATTTGTTGTCTTCCTTCTCTCTGTACAAG TGATACAGGGTCAGTATGGCTGGGGAGTGACTTACACCTCTACTCAGATCTGTGCTGTTAAAGGATCAACAGTCAACATACGCTGCAGCTACAGATACTCATACAGATGGAAAAACAGGGCTACTAGAGTTAAGAGAACATTATGgtttattaaaatgaataatggtGAACCTGTAGATCTGATAACAGACTCAGAATATTCAGGTCGTGTGCAGCACAGTTATAATAACAAGGACTGTAGTCTGATAATCtcagacctgagagagagagactcagctGAGTACAAGTTCATGTTCACAACAAACCAAGAAGGTGGAAGATATACCGGTTCACCTGGAGTCACTTTGTCTgtcacagcag ATCCAGGTCTCCAGGTGAAGACATGGTATTCTAACAGGCTGGAGTGTCAGACCAGTTGTCGTCTACCTAATAATCTTTCCTATGTCTGGTACAAGAATGGACAGGAAATTCAGGCACAAACATCTTATTATTTAAACCCTTTGTATCATTCAGACAGCTATTCCTGTGCTCTTCAAGGATATAAGGATTTCCCTTCTCCTTCAGTGT GTGTCCGAGGTGAATCCTGCAACAGAGTGACGTACACTGAGAGAAGCATCTGCGCCTCCGAAGGCTCTTCAGTGGACATTTCTTGTTTGTACAACAGCTACAATTATCATGAAAAATCAACATTCTGGTTCAGGCGTGAGCGTAATCATCGAGGACAGAATCCTTCCCAGCCTGAAGACCTTAGTACAGACCCCCAGTATGCAGGTCGTGTTCATgttgaaacagagagaggacgCTCCACTCTGAGAATCTctgacctgagagagagagactcagctGAGTATCACTTCAAGTTCATAACACCAAACTTTGAATGGAGTAGTTTACCTGGAACAACTCTGACTGTCACAG CTCTGCAGGTTGAGGTGATCAGAGTCTATCAGTCTCAGACCTATGCAGAGCTGAAGTGTCACAGCAGCTGCAGTCCAGCTGGTGGTCTCTCCTACGTCTGGTTCAAGAACAGAGAACACATTACCTGGGTGGAGACATCTACTTATAGAACCTGGTTTAATCCCACAGACGTCTTCTCCTGTGCGTTGAAAAGACATGAGAAGTTCCCCTCTCCTTCAGTGT ATGGTCCAAAGCTTCCCTCTGTGTCAGTGAGTCCCTCTGCTGAGATAGTGGAGGGCAGTTCAGTGACTCTGACCTGTAGCAGTGATGCTAACCCAGCAGCTAGATACACCTGGTACAAGACAAATATAAATCTAAACCTTCAACGTCTCAGTGAAGAACCACATCTCGTCTTCAGCTCCATCCGGTCCTCTGACTCTGGACAGTATTACTGTACAGCTGAGAATGAGCTGGGGAGGAGGATATCTAACGACTTCTCTGCTAATGTGAAAT ATGGTCCAAAGCTTCCCTCTGTGTCAGTGAGTCCCTTTGCTGAGATAGTGGAGGGCAGTTCAGTGACTCTGACCTGTAGCAGTGATGCTAACCCAGCAGCTAACTACACCTGGTACAAGGAGAACCAAACACTGCCTCATGGACAACATGGCATCTACCATTTCACCTCCATCAGCTCTGAGGACAGCGGGAACTACTACTGCAAGTCTGAGAATCAGCACGGACACATCAACTCTACATCTCAATTCATAGATGTCCAGT ATGGTCCAAAGCGTTCCTCTGTGTCAGTGAGTCCCTCTGCTGAGATAGTGGAGGGCAGTTCAGTGAATCTGACCTGTAGCAGTGATGCTAACCCAGCAGCTAACTACACCTGGTACAAGGAGAATGAAGACTCACCAAAAGCATCAGGACAGATCTTCACCATCACTGACATCAGAGCTGAACACAGTGGGAATTATTACTGTGAAGCCCAGAACAGAAGAGGACGTCAGAACTCCACCTTACATCTGATTGTTGTAGCAG GTTCAATGAAATCAGTAGCTGCTGGATCCATCACTGCTATTTTCCTGGCTATCATATTCCTCTGTGCCTTCCTATTTATTAG AAGAAAGAGGTCCTCGAAACGAACCACCGAGCCTGGAGAGAGACCAGACAACCAAGCTCAG GAAAACATGGGTTCAGTGTATGACAGCCCTTCAGCTCCAGTCCAGAGAACTCCAGCAGAGCAGCAGGACGACCTTTACTATGCCAGCGTGAGCTTCTCTAAAAACCAGGAAGATGCTCTCTACTCCAACATCAGGCTAGCTCAGCCCCACCGACacaaggaggaagaggaggacgaggatgTGGAGTACACTACTGTCAACTTTAAGAGTGCTAGTGCTACTACAGA ATCAGGAAATCAAGAGGCTGAGGATTTATATGAACTGTACAGCACAGTCAGCAAACACCCAAGAGTTTGA
- the LOC144533044 gene encoding B-cell receptor CD22-like isoform X6 translates to MTEAETRGAAMSLTAAASGFVVFLLSVQVIQGQYGWGVTYTSTQICAVKGSTVNIRCSYRYSYRWKNRATRVKRTLWFIKMNNGEPVDLITDSEYSGRVQHSYNNKDCSLIISDLRERDSAEYKFMFTTNQEGGRYTGSPGVTLSVTADPGLQVKTWYSNRLECQTSCRLPNNLSYVWYKNGQEIQAQTSYYLNPLYHSDSYSCALQGYKDFPSPSVCVRGESCNRVTYTERSICASEGSSVDISCLYNSYNYHEKSTFWFRRERNHRGQNPSQPEDLSTDPQYAGRVHVETERGRSTLRISDLRERDSAEYHFKFITPNFEWSSLPGTTLTVTALQVEVIRVYQSQTYAELKCHSSCSPAGGLSYVWFKNREHITWVETSTYRTWFNPTDVFSCALKRHEKFPSPSVYGPKLPSVSVSPSAEIVEGSSVTLTCSSDANPAARYTWYKTNINLNLQRLSEEPHLVFSSIRSSDSGQYYCTAENELGRRISNDFSANVKYGPKLPSVSVSPFAEIVEGSSVTLTCSSDANPAANYTWYKENQTLPHGQHGIYHFTSISSEDSGNYYCKSENQHGHINSTSQFIDVQYGPKRSSVSVSPSAEIVEGSSVNLTCSSDANPAANYTWYKENEDSPKASGQIFTITDIRAEHSGNYYCEAQNRRGRQNSTLHLIVVAGSMKSVAAGSITAIFLAIIFLCAFLFIRRKRSSKRTTEPGERPDNQAQGSVYDSPSAPVQRTPAEQQDDLYYASVSFSKNQEDALYSNIRLAQPHRHKEEEEDEDVEYTTVNFKSASATTESGNQEAEDLYELYSTVSKHPRV, encoded by the exons ATGACGGAAGCAg AGACGAGAGGAGCAGCTATGAGTTTAACAGCAGCAGCGAGTGGATTTGTTGTCTTCCTTCTCTCTGTACAAG TGATACAGGGTCAGTATGGCTGGGGAGTGACTTACACCTCTACTCAGATCTGTGCTGTTAAAGGATCAACAGTCAACATACGCTGCAGCTACAGATACTCATACAGATGGAAAAACAGGGCTACTAGAGTTAAGAGAACATTATGgtttattaaaatgaataatggtGAACCTGTAGATCTGATAACAGACTCAGAATATTCAGGTCGTGTGCAGCACAGTTATAATAACAAGGACTGTAGTCTGATAATCtcagacctgagagagagagactcagctGAGTACAAGTTCATGTTCACAACAAACCAAGAAGGTGGAAGATATACCGGTTCACCTGGAGTCACTTTGTCTgtcacagcag ATCCAGGTCTCCAGGTGAAGACATGGTATTCTAACAGGCTGGAGTGTCAGACCAGTTGTCGTCTACCTAATAATCTTTCCTATGTCTGGTACAAGAATGGACAGGAAATTCAGGCACAAACATCTTATTATTTAAACCCTTTGTATCATTCAGACAGCTATTCCTGTGCTCTTCAAGGATATAAGGATTTCCCTTCTCCTTCAGTGT GTGTCCGAGGTGAATCCTGCAACAGAGTGACGTACACTGAGAGAAGCATCTGCGCCTCCGAAGGCTCTTCAGTGGACATTTCTTGTTTGTACAACAGCTACAATTATCATGAAAAATCAACATTCTGGTTCAGGCGTGAGCGTAATCATCGAGGACAGAATCCTTCCCAGCCTGAAGACCTTAGTACAGACCCCCAGTATGCAGGTCGTGTTCATgttgaaacagagagaggacgCTCCACTCTGAGAATCTctgacctgagagagagagactcagctGAGTATCACTTCAAGTTCATAACACCAAACTTTGAATGGAGTAGTTTACCTGGAACAACTCTGACTGTCACAG CTCTGCAGGTTGAGGTGATCAGAGTCTATCAGTCTCAGACCTATGCAGAGCTGAAGTGTCACAGCAGCTGCAGTCCAGCTGGTGGTCTCTCCTACGTCTGGTTCAAGAACAGAGAACACATTACCTGGGTGGAGACATCTACTTATAGAACCTGGTTTAATCCCACAGACGTCTTCTCCTGTGCGTTGAAAAGACATGAGAAGTTCCCCTCTCCTTCAGTGT ATGGTCCAAAGCTTCCCTCTGTGTCAGTGAGTCCCTCTGCTGAGATAGTGGAGGGCAGTTCAGTGACTCTGACCTGTAGCAGTGATGCTAACCCAGCAGCTAGATACACCTGGTACAAGACAAATATAAATCTAAACCTTCAACGTCTCAGTGAAGAACCACATCTCGTCTTCAGCTCCATCCGGTCCTCTGACTCTGGACAGTATTACTGTACAGCTGAGAATGAGCTGGGGAGGAGGATATCTAACGACTTCTCTGCTAATGTGAAAT ATGGTCCAAAGCTTCCCTCTGTGTCAGTGAGTCCCTTTGCTGAGATAGTGGAGGGCAGTTCAGTGACTCTGACCTGTAGCAGTGATGCTAACCCAGCAGCTAACTACACCTGGTACAAGGAGAACCAAACACTGCCTCATGGACAACATGGCATCTACCATTTCACCTCCATCAGCTCTGAGGACAGCGGGAACTACTACTGCAAGTCTGAGAATCAGCACGGACACATCAACTCTACATCTCAATTCATAGATGTCCAGT ATGGTCCAAAGCGTTCCTCTGTGTCAGTGAGTCCCTCTGCTGAGATAGTGGAGGGCAGTTCAGTGAATCTGACCTGTAGCAGTGATGCTAACCCAGCAGCTAACTACACCTGGTACAAGGAGAATGAAGACTCACCAAAAGCATCAGGACAGATCTTCACCATCACTGACATCAGAGCTGAACACAGTGGGAATTATTACTGTGAAGCCCAGAACAGAAGAGGACGTCAGAACTCCACCTTACATCTGATTGTTGTAGCAG GTTCAATGAAATCAGTAGCTGCTGGATCCATCACTGCTATTTTCCTGGCTATCATATTCCTCTGTGCCTTCCTATTTATTAG AAGAAAGAGGTCCTCGAAACGAACCACCGAGCCTGGAGAGAGACCAGACAACCAAGCTCA GGGTTCAGTGTATGACAGCCCTTCAGCTCCAGTCCAGAGAACTCCAGCAGAGCAGCAGGACGACCTTTACTATGCCAGCGTGAGCTTCTCTAAAAACCAGGAAGATGCTCTCTACTCCAACATCAGGCTAGCTCAGCCCCACCGACacaaggaggaagaggaggacgaggatgTGGAGTACACTACTGTCAACTTTAAGAGTGCTAGTGCTACTACAGA ATCAGGAAATCAAGAGGCTGAGGATTTATATGAACTGTACAGCACAGTCAGCAAACACCCAAGAGTTTGA
- the LOC144533044 gene encoding B-cell receptor CD22-like isoform X1 gives MTEAETRGAAMSLTAAASGFVVFLLSVQVIQGQYGWGVTYTSTQICAVKGSTVNIRCSYRYSYRWKNRATRVKRTLWFIKMNNGEPVDLITDSEYSGRVQHSYNNKDCSLIISDLRERDSAEYKFMFTTNQEGGRYTGSPGVTLSVTADPGLQVKTWYSNRLECQTSCRLPNNLSYVWYKNGQEIQAQTSYYLNPLYHSDSYSCALQGYKDFPSPSVCVRGESCNRVTYTERSICASEGSSVDISCLYNSYNYHEKSTFWFRRERNHRGQNPSQPEDLSTDPQYAGRVHVETERGRSTLRISDLRERDSAEYHFKFITPNFEWSSLPGTTLTVTALQVEVIRVYQSQTYAELKCHSSCSPAGGLSYVWFKNREHITWVETSTYRTWFNPTDVFSCALKRHEKFPSPSVYGPKLPSVSVSPSAEIVEGSSVTLTCSSDANPAARYTWYKTNINLNLQRLSEEPHLVFSSIRSSDSGQYYCTAENELGRRISNDFSANVKYGPKLPSVSVSPFAEIVEGSSVTLTCSSDANPAANYTWYKENQTLPHGQHGIYHFTSISSEDSGNYYCKSENQHGHINSTSQFIDVQYGPKRSSVSVSPSAEIVEGSSVNLTCSSDANPAANYTWYKENEDSPKASGQIFTITDIRAEHSGNYYCEAQNRRGRQNSTLHLIVVAGSMKSVAAGSITAIFLAIIFLCAFLFIRRKRSSKRTTEPGERPDNQAQVRRRVQSESSLTWRHLNNASCPLLNYKENMGSVYDSPSAPVQRTPAEQQDDLYYASVSFSKNQEDALYSNIRLAQPHRHKEEEEDEDVEYTTVNFKSASATTESGNQEAEDLYELYSTVSKHPRV, from the exons ATGACGGAAGCAg AGACGAGAGGAGCAGCTATGAGTTTAACAGCAGCAGCGAGTGGATTTGTTGTCTTCCTTCTCTCTGTACAAG TGATACAGGGTCAGTATGGCTGGGGAGTGACTTACACCTCTACTCAGATCTGTGCTGTTAAAGGATCAACAGTCAACATACGCTGCAGCTACAGATACTCATACAGATGGAAAAACAGGGCTACTAGAGTTAAGAGAACATTATGgtttattaaaatgaataatggtGAACCTGTAGATCTGATAACAGACTCAGAATATTCAGGTCGTGTGCAGCACAGTTATAATAACAAGGACTGTAGTCTGATAATCtcagacctgagagagagagactcagctGAGTACAAGTTCATGTTCACAACAAACCAAGAAGGTGGAAGATATACCGGTTCACCTGGAGTCACTTTGTCTgtcacagcag ATCCAGGTCTCCAGGTGAAGACATGGTATTCTAACAGGCTGGAGTGTCAGACCAGTTGTCGTCTACCTAATAATCTTTCCTATGTCTGGTACAAGAATGGACAGGAAATTCAGGCACAAACATCTTATTATTTAAACCCTTTGTATCATTCAGACAGCTATTCCTGTGCTCTTCAAGGATATAAGGATTTCCCTTCTCCTTCAGTGT GTGTCCGAGGTGAATCCTGCAACAGAGTGACGTACACTGAGAGAAGCATCTGCGCCTCCGAAGGCTCTTCAGTGGACATTTCTTGTTTGTACAACAGCTACAATTATCATGAAAAATCAACATTCTGGTTCAGGCGTGAGCGTAATCATCGAGGACAGAATCCTTCCCAGCCTGAAGACCTTAGTACAGACCCCCAGTATGCAGGTCGTGTTCATgttgaaacagagagaggacgCTCCACTCTGAGAATCTctgacctgagagagagagactcagctGAGTATCACTTCAAGTTCATAACACCAAACTTTGAATGGAGTAGTTTACCTGGAACAACTCTGACTGTCACAG CTCTGCAGGTTGAGGTGATCAGAGTCTATCAGTCTCAGACCTATGCAGAGCTGAAGTGTCACAGCAGCTGCAGTCCAGCTGGTGGTCTCTCCTACGTCTGGTTCAAGAACAGAGAACACATTACCTGGGTGGAGACATCTACTTATAGAACCTGGTTTAATCCCACAGACGTCTTCTCCTGTGCGTTGAAAAGACATGAGAAGTTCCCCTCTCCTTCAGTGT ATGGTCCAAAGCTTCCCTCTGTGTCAGTGAGTCCCTCTGCTGAGATAGTGGAGGGCAGTTCAGTGACTCTGACCTGTAGCAGTGATGCTAACCCAGCAGCTAGATACACCTGGTACAAGACAAATATAAATCTAAACCTTCAACGTCTCAGTGAAGAACCACATCTCGTCTTCAGCTCCATCCGGTCCTCTGACTCTGGACAGTATTACTGTACAGCTGAGAATGAGCTGGGGAGGAGGATATCTAACGACTTCTCTGCTAATGTGAAAT ATGGTCCAAAGCTTCCCTCTGTGTCAGTGAGTCCCTTTGCTGAGATAGTGGAGGGCAGTTCAGTGACTCTGACCTGTAGCAGTGATGCTAACCCAGCAGCTAACTACACCTGGTACAAGGAGAACCAAACACTGCCTCATGGACAACATGGCATCTACCATTTCACCTCCATCAGCTCTGAGGACAGCGGGAACTACTACTGCAAGTCTGAGAATCAGCACGGACACATCAACTCTACATCTCAATTCATAGATGTCCAGT ATGGTCCAAAGCGTTCCTCTGTGTCAGTGAGTCCCTCTGCTGAGATAGTGGAGGGCAGTTCAGTGAATCTGACCTGTAGCAGTGATGCTAACCCAGCAGCTAACTACACCTGGTACAAGGAGAATGAAGACTCACCAAAAGCATCAGGACAGATCTTCACCATCACTGACATCAGAGCTGAACACAGTGGGAATTATTACTGTGAAGCCCAGAACAGAAGAGGACGTCAGAACTCCACCTTACATCTGATTGTTGTAGCAG GTTCAATGAAATCAGTAGCTGCTGGATCCATCACTGCTATTTTCCTGGCTATCATATTCCTCTGTGCCTTCCTATTTATTAG AAGAAAGAGGTCCTCGAAACGAACCACCGAGCCTGGAGAGAGACCAGACAACCAAGCTCAGGTCAGAAGAAGAGTTCAGTCAGAGTCCTCTCTCACCTGGAGACATTTGAATAATGCTTCATGTCCTCTGCTAAATTATAAG GAAAACATGGGTTCAGTGTATGACAGCCCTTCAGCTCCAGTCCAGAGAACTCCAGCAGAGCAGCAGGACGACCTTTACTATGCCAGCGTGAGCTTCTCTAAAAACCAGGAAGATGCTCTCTACTCCAACATCAGGCTAGCTCAGCCCCACCGACacaaggaggaagaggaggacgaggatgTGGAGTACACTACTGTCAACTTTAAGAGTGCTAGTGCTACTACAGA ATCAGGAAATCAAGAGGCTGAGGATTTATATGAACTGTACAGCACAGTCAGCAAACACCCAAGAGTTTGA
- the LOC144533044 gene encoding B-cell receptor CD22-like isoform X4 yields the protein MTEAETRGAAMSLTAAASGFVVFLLSVQVIQGQYGWGVTYTSTQICAVKGSTVNIRCSYRYSYRWKNRATRVKRTLWFIKMNNGEPVDLITDSEYSGRVQHSYNNKDCSLIISDLRERDSAEYKFMFTTNQEGGRYTGSPGVTLSVTADPGLQVKTWYSNRLECQTSCRLPNNLSYVWYKNGQEIQAQTSYYLNPLYHSDSYSCALQGYKDFPSPSVCVRGESCNRVTYTERSICASEGSSVDISCLYNSYNYHEKSTFWFRRERNHRGQNPSQPEDLSTDPQYAGRVHVETERGRSTLRISDLRERDSAEYHFKFITPNFEWSSLPGTTLTVTALQVEVIRVYQSQTYAELKCHSSCSPAGGLSYVWFKNREHITWVETSTYRTWFNPTDVFSCALKRHEKFPSPSVYGPKLPSVSVSPSAEIVEGSSVTLTCSSDANPAARYTWYKTNINLNLQRLSEEPHLVFSSIRSSDSGQYYCTAENELGRRISNDFSANVKYGPKLPSVSVSPFAEIVEGSSVTLTCSSDANPAANYTWYKENQTLPHGQHGIYHFTSISSEDSGNYYCKSENQHGHINSTSQFIDVQYGPKRSSVSVSPSAEIVEGSSVNLTCSSDANPAANYTWYKENEDSPKASGQIFTITDIRAEHSGNYYCEAQNRRGRQNSTLHLIVVAGSMKSVAAGSITAIFLAIIFLCAFLFIRRKRSSKRTTEPGERPDNQAQVRRRVQSESSLTWRHLNNASCPLLNYKENMGSVYDSPSAPVQRTPAEQQDDLYYASVSFSKNQEDALYSNIRLAQPHRHKEEEEDEDVEYTTVNFKSASATTE from the exons ATGACGGAAGCAg AGACGAGAGGAGCAGCTATGAGTTTAACAGCAGCAGCGAGTGGATTTGTTGTCTTCCTTCTCTCTGTACAAG TGATACAGGGTCAGTATGGCTGGGGAGTGACTTACACCTCTACTCAGATCTGTGCTGTTAAAGGATCAACAGTCAACATACGCTGCAGCTACAGATACTCATACAGATGGAAAAACAGGGCTACTAGAGTTAAGAGAACATTATGgtttattaaaatgaataatggtGAACCTGTAGATCTGATAACAGACTCAGAATATTCAGGTCGTGTGCAGCACAGTTATAATAACAAGGACTGTAGTCTGATAATCtcagacctgagagagagagactcagctGAGTACAAGTTCATGTTCACAACAAACCAAGAAGGTGGAAGATATACCGGTTCACCTGGAGTCACTTTGTCTgtcacagcag ATCCAGGTCTCCAGGTGAAGACATGGTATTCTAACAGGCTGGAGTGTCAGACCAGTTGTCGTCTACCTAATAATCTTTCCTATGTCTGGTACAAGAATGGACAGGAAATTCAGGCACAAACATCTTATTATTTAAACCCTTTGTATCATTCAGACAGCTATTCCTGTGCTCTTCAAGGATATAAGGATTTCCCTTCTCCTTCAGTGT GTGTCCGAGGTGAATCCTGCAACAGAGTGACGTACACTGAGAGAAGCATCTGCGCCTCCGAAGGCTCTTCAGTGGACATTTCTTGTTTGTACAACAGCTACAATTATCATGAAAAATCAACATTCTGGTTCAGGCGTGAGCGTAATCATCGAGGACAGAATCCTTCCCAGCCTGAAGACCTTAGTACAGACCCCCAGTATGCAGGTCGTGTTCATgttgaaacagagagaggacgCTCCACTCTGAGAATCTctgacctgagagagagagactcagctGAGTATCACTTCAAGTTCATAACACCAAACTTTGAATGGAGTAGTTTACCTGGAACAACTCTGACTGTCACAG CTCTGCAGGTTGAGGTGATCAGAGTCTATCAGTCTCAGACCTATGCAGAGCTGAAGTGTCACAGCAGCTGCAGTCCAGCTGGTGGTCTCTCCTACGTCTGGTTCAAGAACAGAGAACACATTACCTGGGTGGAGACATCTACTTATAGAACCTGGTTTAATCCCACAGACGTCTTCTCCTGTGCGTTGAAAAGACATGAGAAGTTCCCCTCTCCTTCAGTGT ATGGTCCAAAGCTTCCCTCTGTGTCAGTGAGTCCCTCTGCTGAGATAGTGGAGGGCAGTTCAGTGACTCTGACCTGTAGCAGTGATGCTAACCCAGCAGCTAGATACACCTGGTACAAGACAAATATAAATCTAAACCTTCAACGTCTCAGTGAAGAACCACATCTCGTCTTCAGCTCCATCCGGTCCTCTGACTCTGGACAGTATTACTGTACAGCTGAGAATGAGCTGGGGAGGAGGATATCTAACGACTTCTCTGCTAATGTGAAAT ATGGTCCAAAGCTTCCCTCTGTGTCAGTGAGTCCCTTTGCTGAGATAGTGGAGGGCAGTTCAGTGACTCTGACCTGTAGCAGTGATGCTAACCCAGCAGCTAACTACACCTGGTACAAGGAGAACCAAACACTGCCTCATGGACAACATGGCATCTACCATTTCACCTCCATCAGCTCTGAGGACAGCGGGAACTACTACTGCAAGTCTGAGAATCAGCACGGACACATCAACTCTACATCTCAATTCATAGATGTCCAGT ATGGTCCAAAGCGTTCCTCTGTGTCAGTGAGTCCCTCTGCTGAGATAGTGGAGGGCAGTTCAGTGAATCTGACCTGTAGCAGTGATGCTAACCCAGCAGCTAACTACACCTGGTACAAGGAGAATGAAGACTCACCAAAAGCATCAGGACAGATCTTCACCATCACTGACATCAGAGCTGAACACAGTGGGAATTATTACTGTGAAGCCCAGAACAGAAGAGGACGTCAGAACTCCACCTTACATCTGATTGTTGTAGCAG GTTCAATGAAATCAGTAGCTGCTGGATCCATCACTGCTATTTTCCTGGCTATCATATTCCTCTGTGCCTTCCTATTTATTAG AAGAAAGAGGTCCTCGAAACGAACCACCGAGCCTGGAGAGAGACCAGACAACCAAGCTCAGGTCAGAAGAAGAGTTCAGTCAGAGTCCTCTCTCACCTGGAGACATTTGAATAATGCTTCATGTCCTCTGCTAAATTATAAG GAAAACATGGGTTCAGTGTATGACAGCCCTTCAGCTCCAGTCCAGAGAACTCCAGCAGAGCAGCAGGACGACCTTTACTATGCCAGCGTGAGCTTCTCTAAAAACCAGGAAGATGCTCTCTACTCCAACATCAGGCTAGCTCAGCCCCACCGACacaaggaggaagaggaggacgaggatgTGGAGTACACTACTGTCAACTTTAAGAGTGCTAGTGCTACTACAGAGTGA